One window of the Capnocytophaga haemolytica genome contains the following:
- a CDS encoding DUF4298 domain-containing protein produces MIIEQRIAHIQQMEGVLNTSEALIKELYEMLERWEAHQPALKQLIAYYESEQWMEDYDASNEGQLPKDMPQGVLSEDAVYNVITDIKSLKETFAECSKYKI; encoded by the coding sequence ATGATAATCGAACAGCGCATAGCCCATATACAGCAGATGGAGGGAGTGCTCAACACCTCAGAGGCACTCATCAAAGAGCTCTACGAAATGCTTGAGCGTTGGGAAGCCCATCAGCCTGCCCTAAAGCAGCTCATCGCTTATTACGAGAGTGAGCAATGGATGGAGGACTACGATGCCAGCAATGAAGGACAGCTACCGAAAGATATGCCACAAGGTGTACTCAGTGAGGATGCCGTCTACAATGTAATCACTGATATAAAGAGCCTGAAAGAAACTTTTGCAGAGTGTAGTAAATATAAGATATAA